The genomic DNA ttttattagTGTTATGTTTTGACACGTTTTTTGTATTCAAACGTAAAATGTACGACTTGTCGGTAAATATCTTGGTCACAACAATTTCATAACCAGATTTAAAGGAATAGATTGAAATGTTGGGATATAACTTTGTGAAAAATAGCAAATAagcttaaggcctttacacaccggggagTGATGAATAAACACCAAGAAAATAGGAAATATTAATTTGCCTGCGAATATTCCGAttcaaaactattcataccgGCAGCGATGTGAATTTGTGACAGTTGCAGCACTTTTTCAATAACTATTTTGAATAGTTTCACGCAGGCAGAGGACCAACTACCAGAGAGAGACCCGGAGTAGCATCTGGTAGTCTGTCTGAGGTAAATTGTTGTCAAGCCTAAACTACCGTGAGCTATTTTGAGTTTCTTTTCAGCAAAGTGAGAGTGAATTTGACGCCGGTTAGCAGTTACTCAGTgcatatgtctagggcttttattgtgaaaggtaagaacgtaAGAGttgatctggtctgcgctgctgTATGTGTACGTTTTGAATATGTCCGTTCTGCAtaacatgattggttgatgcttttatttGCATTTGCATATCAGAAAAAATTATCTTGTTCCGGAAAAAAAGTTACTTTGCCGCCGCATAATATTCACGGTCTATGTGAAAGTATTCAcgataaaaacaacagttcaacGAATTAATCGCACGAAGAAAAACGCCCCCGATGTGTGAAAGCCTTTAGATGAGAAGCTCgacgagagtggtatcaatcttctcctctaactctcagaaagaaagcgaataagcgtatATTCCAGATTGTCAAACTATTACTTTAAAGTATTATCAGAAATATTTGTTAAAATACAAATGTATCAAATTCAAAAACCCCAGTATCAGTCAGGTTCTagtgtttttattgatttactCTTTTCACCTTTAACTCGTTGACGTCGgtaaatattcattcatatcGTGATCCTCCAGTTTCATAACTCTTAAACGAGTAGCAGAATCGTTTTGCACAGACGGCGACGGGCACAGTCAAGTCCATTTCTATCATGTAATGTTTCTAAATATTTGGAACGTACTTGAGCTCAAAACAAAAGTGCTCCCCCTCTCCAAATTGTACAGGCCACACCTTGTGTGTAAGGCAGTATTTAACCTTGATTTATGTAACGTTTTGTTTATGATCACTGTAAATAGTAACTTTATATATCGTTTGccgtttttgttctttttgtttcGGTCTCTTCTGtgtgataagaagtgaaagaggACTTGAACTATTTTTGCACTAAGCTCTGCGGGGGGGGGACGTGTGGAGCATTACGGCATGACCCTTTAATCTGAATCCGTGCAACGCGGTGGACAGTATTCAACCATTCCTGTGAAGCAAAGAAGTCAAACGTGCGGGACTCATGcgttttgttgttttgattttaCCCTGCAGATGTTTGAAAGGCGGATTTTGgtgccatttttatttatctgttaaaGAATTATGAAGTGAAAGTATTGATGAAGAAGTAATCTCAGatggatttgttttttctctttgccaattttttgttttgcaaaaagATCTTTGCTCAGCGGGCCCCTCACAAGTGTCAGTTTACAGGACAGGAGAGCTGAGGAGTGAAAGCGCGAGTGACCACGACGGAAGATACGATCGGTGTGCCGAACCATTCATTTAACGTCTTCCTCGGTCCTCACTCTTAAAAGAAAAATCTTAACACTCCACTAAAGAGTTCACTTCAGATCTCCTACTGTCCATACTTACAAATACCACAAGGGGCATGTTAACACTAAACAGCATGTTTTGATATAAAAGCTTGCCAAGAACgaaacattttgtacatttagTGGGATGTTCCCATGGCTAGAGAAAACACATAATCTAATAAGTCAACTGCTTGCAAGTTGGAGCCATTATTTGATACTGTGTATTTATATGAATGGAACATGCATGTTGTGTCCAGGTGTTATCAAAAAGCCTACGTATTCTGTTTACCTCCACTTTATGTTTTTAAGTCATTGTCAAAAAGGGGTTGATCCATTTTGTACTATTTCTTATGAGAAGCGAGTGTACTTCTCCAcgtataaaatatgaacaaataaatgCTGCATGCAGCCAGATACTATGAACGAaaagacttttttatttcatctcaACACAACAACTTGATGAATGTGGGGACAAACACGTGTATTTAAATGTGTCATTTAATTTGATTAGAGTGCTATTATTTGAGTAGTATTGACTTTATCTCACAATTACAGTGTAACAAAGATTAAACTtaaactgcaacagcatttaaagtaaattattttctttcaggaatagagtgctgcaggaatgagtcctaaaacctggaaatgagttagcattttagcacttcggttacctcgtctggaagtcaatgggtttttagttagaagcctgaaatacggtctgtggttaacacaagctgaagagattttaacgttttgttctacgatataaaatacgtcagtaaatatctcactcgtgaattttgaagcctttatgtcttgctaacaagtggctaaatgagacgacatcacgccgactcgtcctcctttacagcctcgttgtgtatactcgcgttcatgcgaccgttatatagtttgtttatagcctaacgttagcttttcaATTCTGgagattgcattcacgcttccaaaatcataaaagtggtgttcatttgtgaagattatcttgctgaacaaaacgtgtaagtatcataaacgtgtgttctccacagagcttattttctgcaataatctaaaGACCTAATGGaaaatctcattggctttttgtcgaggggaaacagggcgatgctaacttcctggttggcctaaaaaaatacgtcatccatggagcactctatagttcgacattttaggaaatgcacttattttctttctcgctgaattagatgagaagatgtcgtttagtagtctcatttagccacttgttagcaaccgccttttaaaaacatgtaaaagcttaaattcacgagtggggtatttactgacgtatcgtagaacaaaatgttacaatctgttaaacttgtgttaaccacagaccttatttcaggcatctgaccaaaaacccattgacttccagacgtgggaactcatttccaggttttaggactcattcctgcagcactccatTTGCCCTACTTTATGGAAGTGCCATACTAAATCACTGGACTGTCCCTTTAATGGTCAGAtcgatctcctcatctaactctcacCAAGAAAacgaataagcatatttcccaaaatgtcgaactgttcctttaagtgttgACATTTTTAACTGCAGCAGGTAAAATAAGTAATGTGACTTTAACTTTAAGGGTGACAGaataaaactacaatatttAGTGTCTTTAAACTTTGAGTGAATCTCTTTCTAAACTCCTTCGGTACCTCTGTCCGGACACCGCTGCCTCTTGACTTGCATCTTCTTCCACCTCTCTCTGGTCCAGCGGCCGTTGTTCTGCACCACTTCATGCAGCAGGTCCAAGGCGTACTCGTTGCCTGACAGCAGTGTCTCATCATCGGGCGAGACGCCACCAGAGGGAGCCTTTGAGCCGGTCTGTCTGCTCGTCACAACTCGCTTTGGCTCGTTCCTCTGTTCTGTCTTGTTGCTGCTCTTCTTGTGTGCAGGATTTTCTGCAGATTTCAGGTCCTGGTTCAGATTTTGGGTCCGTCTCACACTGGAAGGGTCCTGGAtcgtctcctcttccttctttaGCTGCTCCTCTGGCCTTGTGTCAGTGTGGGTAAGAGCCTCACTGAGAAAAGTGCTCTTGTCATTTGGGTTTGAGGTCTGAAACTTCATGTGAGCTACAGTCATTTTTAGGGGATCTTCAATTTGAATTTTCTCAATGTCATCTCCCTTTTGGTCCGAACCAGAGGGATGCTCCTCTTTCTTCACCTCATCTTGAAACTTTGGTGTCCAAACAGTGAAGAcatcagactcctcctcctcctccttcattttACATCTCGCCCGCCACTGAACTGCAGTCGAAGGCCAGGTGGAGATCCTCCCCAGAACTTTTCCCGTCTGTGATCTTTGACCTGAACCGTCAGTGGACTGTTTGTTGAAATCATCAGGGCTGGGTTTATTCTGGTTTGTACCGATGCTCAGATAAGGCACAGCGTCAGCGTTGACAGAAACATGGTGGGAGTTTTCGTCTAGATTTCTACCAACATCCGTCTCAACTCTTCCATCTACTTCAGTTTCATCTCCCAGTTTCTGCTCTCCTTCATCTCGATTTTCTGCCTGTTTTGACTGAGCCTCAGTCTCAGTTTGTAAAGTCACTTTATCTTTCACAGGGGCACAAAAAGGAGACATTAAGAGAATAGCATTAGCTGACTTAGCTCTGACTCCAGTGAAGGATCTCCTCCATCCCATCTCTGAGTCCCAGTGATTGTTCTCTGTTTTCTCCTCAGAGCGTCCTGGAGACGGAGCACGACTGGATCTGCCGTCCTCTTTCAACTCATTCCTCTTTTCTTCAGGCATCACGGTTTTGCTGTTGCGTTTCCTCCGACGCAGCACCGCCAGGAAACACGCCACGAACAGGAGCAAAGACAGAACCACTGTAGAGAAGCACATTGTTAGAGGAAACATACGTTTTTAAGCATCTTATAATGTTTTTCAGCACAGAAACATGCAAAACAAAGACTAAACATACCGATCACGACAACGAGCATGCAGACAATATTTGTATCCGACGATGGTCGTGATGTCACACAGGTTTCTGGAGGGAAAAACAGACACATTAAGCACAAATTATATAAAAGgttaaaacatcaaaagatgagAAGAACCAGACATACTGGTTGTTCCAGTGGGTGTAGATTCAGTAGATGTAgtagatgtagtagatgaaGTGCTGGGCAGGTCAGAGGGTTTAGGATGGACAGAGATCTGCGTCACTGATGGAGGTGATGTCACGTTAGCTgctaaaggaaaaaacaaacagacaaattaGAGAGATAGAAACCTGCTCAAGCTGCACAGTCttctaaatgtgttattttaataacagaaaatgtttttttaaaatgtattaatggctcattctaagataacaaaaacacgattgttattttcaggtgattaaacactaaagaaaacatccttattattttattccatttctgccaacagatcccccttaatgttacacactggtcctttaacatacagtcataatattaagagaagtAAGATGCAATTTTGGGGGAAAAGtaataaagaggaataaaaaatATTACTAAATATTTTGTATGAATTATTATGAAAAGAGGGATATATTACAACGAACAGTGGGCCACAGTGCAAATAACAAAAGAACACAGAAGAAATGATGCATGAGAATAAAAACTCTCTAAATGACCACATGGTGGTGCTAGCCACAAAAAAACTCATTTGTTTCTTACTTTCTAATACCATCCATCTGGTACTTTTTGCAATATCCTGCTTAGTAACAGACAATTAACCTCAATCATATGTATGTAATGAGTTGCAAATATTCTAGTTTAAGGGCCAcaggaaaaatgaaaaaagatttcaagaataaatatgaaatattttgagAAAGTAGATAGTTATTTTGAGAAGAGTCATAATAATCTGTGAATTTTATTACTCTGTCGTAGTGAAAAAGTGAGATTAGTCAGTTTTTGTGTGTCAAATGGGGGGGTGTGGATCACCTGAAGTTACAGGTTTCACAACAACGGGCACCTCGTTATCAGAGGTTTAatgattttaaaattaaatcacCATACAAGTTTTTTCTCTCAGGTTTTgtccctaataataataatatgtcatAATAGTCTAATTTATTGGTAAAGAAATTTAAATATGAACAAAACGTACCAGCGTTTAAAGTAGGCGTAGTGACCGGTGTGAGGATGTCAGAGGGTTTGGGTTGGACAGAGGTTTTTGTCTCTGATGGTGGTAGTGCTGAAGGTGTTGCTATAGAGAACAACACACATACTCAGcacaaatttaattaaaactCTGATGGTAACTACTTTATAAAACAGAAACTGGGATAAGAAGAACCACTGTACCAGTGAGTGAGGACATTAGTATGGGTGCATCTGTGGGTTTGGGTTGGACAGAGGTTTTTGTCTCTGAcggtggtcgtgctggaggtgTTGCTAGAGAGAACAACACAGATACTCAGcacaaatttaattaaaactCTGATGGTAactaattttaaaaaacagaaactgGGACAAGAAGAACCACATGTACTGTACCAGTGTGTGAGGACATTATTATGGGTGCATCAGTGGGTTTGGGTTGGACGGAGGTTTTTGATGTTGGTCGTGACGGAGGTGTTGTCACAACTTTTGCTTGAGGGAACAACAGAGATActaattttttttacagctagtgggttattgttgtgaaataaaccctgacaggttGATGCAAATAAGCACTAATAATATGTGTAAGGAGCAGCAAATATCCTGATTGTGATGGTGAAGAATTTCAAGTATCAAACAGAAACTGAGAAGATGTACCAGATGTGGATGCAGGGCCTGCTGTGAGGATGTCAGTGGGTTTGGGGCGGACGGTTTGCGTCCCTGACGGTGGTCTTGATGGAAGTGACGTCACGCACACCGACACGTTCCACACAGGTAGACCCCTCAGAGATGGAGGACTCTCACAGGTCGTCTCCATCTGTCGGTCCAGCAGAGATCTGCTTCGTAGATCTGAGAAGAGAAGCAGCTTTAGGTTTCTACAATGACTTATTCGTCTATATTTAACTATTTCACAAACCATTTAGGAAGTCGACAAAGTCCTCAACGCCACAGGAACAGTCCCAGGGGTTCCCATCTAGTCTGATCCGGGCGGATCTGAGAGACCTGAAGACTTGAGGCGAGACCCGAGTCATCCTGTTCCCAGACAAGTCCAACTCAGCCAAGATGGCGAGGGAGCTAAAACTATTTAGGGCAATACTTGTGATCCTGTTCTTACTCAGTCGGAGTGTTGTGAGATTATTGAGCCCGTTAAGCATGAACTCACTCAGAACTTCTATTTGGTTTTCTGTGACAATGAGCTCGCTGAGGACATCAGGCCGACCAAACCAGTTTGGGTTGATCTCTTTCAGCAAGTTCTGGTGTAAACTGAGATTTCTGAGGTTCTGGAAAGAACTGAAGGCCCCTTCAGCGATCCCTGTGACGCCGGCGTCTTCGATCCTGAGTCTGGTTACAGAGGCGAGGTTGTCGCTGCGTAACACGGTGGAGTTTATCTCCCCGACGTTCTTCAGAATCATCAACAGAGATGAATAACCAGGGCTGAAAGCTAAGAGCACAGTAGTTAGTCAACCGCAACACAACAGCAGTTTTAACATGAATCAGCTGCATTCAGTAAATTACAGAccccttttttaaaatacaCTTTATTGATTCTATTGGAGGAGAAAAAATGGCTACAGTAACAATGCAAatataaaactagaatggcactcggagagcgcatacctccgccaaggtgcctgactttaaaaacagatcacagctcacagctggcggtaccgtgaggtggtcggcttattatctgcggatgtctctctcattcagcaggcttgttatgtctgtataacgttacactacatTGTCTcgcatcccgtcatctaccgcttttttctttctcagcagctcccgcacctcgatgtctcgccacacatccacacacgtttctctctgctctcagaaggaggcagggtcacgcgtcatcaacgcaacatcagttacactgtgcatgcgtcataccctgtggtcttaatgctcaggcttatcggatttcttaaaaaaattcctgaatccggatcgccacccaaatctaatggattgttcattgtgctacacagcacccctctaaaaaattctattcaaatccatcacgaacTTTTGGATTACCTTTTGGTAAGGGCCTTGAAGGAGGTAATAAGTGCAATAAAGGTGTAGTGTGTCGGATCTGGCatcatctagcggtgaggttgcaggttgcaaccagctgaaatttctcccgtgtgccaagcgtgtaggagaactacggtggccgacaggAAAATGTGAAATGTCTGTTTCTAGAGCCTCTAGAGAATTTGttttgttcgttctgggctcCTGGAGAAACAGGAGCTTCacggccggctctgtgaagaggacctgctctgtATGTAACGAAGggaacgaaaacacaacaattcttattttcaggtgattatacactaaagccaaattcacactacatgactttcaaagtcgtcagatcgctgtactgttcacactacacaacttgctgtcatGTAATCGGGAGCCTTTGAGTCGTTGTGGATTTCACACTAGATGACTGACCGCCGACAAGAGGTCAcacaagatctttcaccgggaGGAATCCCGGATGTTTTTTTCACGAAAACGCACGCgagaaatacacggtaaatgacgCGATAACATATGCGAGACACTTTGctgatgtgttgttgttgttgttgttggcatacgttcacaaaatagcctgtttccacactcttcttttactatttattcctctaggtgcaacaacaactttgctccgtgttgcaaatgcaacacatacagtaagtgttACAGGCGACCtctcctcccccaggtttcccctcaactcGTGTCTCAAGcgctcattggctgtagcttgtGGCCAGAGTCCCCAACAGTTTTAGGGGAAAAGTAATATTGGAAGAAAAATATATTACCAAATATTTTGTATGAAACATTATGAAAAGAGGAATATATTACAACAAACAATGGGCCTTTTACTacattgtatgttttgtacaaAATTTGGTGAAGacatttttcgaacattttGCATAAAATATAGTGGAGAATTTGTTGAGTAAGAAATGGGCAGGGGCTATGCCAACAGAGTTGTCTTGAATGAaggaatacaaaataaaaaataaaacaaaatttggctcctccatgtcttttaaGACAtgcaatactgtatataacatacaatataaccagtgcaaataagtaaatagaaaatgttgagaagtgggatctattaagtgtgttaaatatcaTTGAcagaatagtataaataagaattaaatacaAGCTGTGATAAGAAAGACATCTACATCAGAGGACATTTTATTAAAGGCTAATATAAGTCCTCACCAGGTGGTATCTCGACACAGATCAAAATTTGTCCATCTCCGGTACAAGAACGGCACAAACGCACATTTAGCAGCATCAAAACGAGACCAGCAACAACTGTGGAGACACAGACGAATCAGATTAGAATATCTCATCATTTCCTACATGTTATATGAGCGTGGACGTGCACTTACCGTTCATGGTGACCGATCTGATCGACGCTTGGTGCATATCTGGGGTGACGAGTCAGGAGGTCTTGTGATGACCTGAACTAGCAGGTGTGAAAAAGGAAACACAGTTGCCATGGTAGAGCAGAGTTTGCCATGGTTATGAGCGCCGGCGTTGAGGCGCTGAAGCCGCTGTTCCAGTTGGGTGGTAGAGTGTGAGACAGTCAGCACCACCAGGGGAGGTCTGAAGACGCTTCGACTACTTAGACTGCTTAAATTATGAAACCCGGTGTCATGTTGGAGGACACATTTTGGTTTGCTTCTTTGCTTTGACAAGATCCGTGCAACCCTGTGACGTTAGTGTGAACTCATACATgggaagaaaaataaacatttcagtGAAAAGATGCAGCGCTGCCtctagggtgaccaggtgtcccactttacgagggactgctCAGCATTTGTATCCcttgtcccacatattgagacgatgtcccacgtTTTCATTTGCTGTCGTTTTAAAAGTCacaccactgcaggacagacgctttttaaaaatctggcttttatccaatggctgtgaagaaagcagggaaggccgTCATCACAGGGCTCAAACTGCGCACACGTgagtcaagtgcaggttaatgTCTCACCTTCTTTGCTACGCTACGCCCAACGGAGACAATTGcgagtcaccgcaaagtcacaatatacgcagatttaggcggaatatgatggaaactaccacaaagaaaaggaagagcagctacaacaaagactgtgacaCTACTTTATAGTATTTATAAGCTGGTGGAAGGCGATTCTTAGAggtttttgtgaaatttgccagttatttttcaatttcacacacgggaggaatacgacatgaagcgacacagttcatgtgagtctcacaagaaacgtgtggcccaaaaagagatgtgccgatctaCGGATGCATTCGGgtaaagcatagagatgttacaagataaggggcagaatagacgacctctcagccttggtaacgtgtcccacattgtccaacacaaacatactcttcgTCCCACATCTGGTTTGTTGAGATCCGATCACTCTAGTCGCCTCTTGTGaaagaaagtgaaaaacaaaaaaaacattgttggtGAGCTGTCGCGTAAAGATTTAAAAATCAGTGTGGTGCCTAAAACtaggaaaacaaaagaaacagtGGAGtctcacaaatggacaaaacaagccatgagaaaagaataaaaatgaaaaatgtgactTTTATTCACTTGAAAATGTATTCTGTTTCAGTGCTTCcattttttgaaaataaatagatgGCATGGGATCAAAGATAAAAATCAACAAGGATGAAATAGTACACTAGTGTAACAAAACAACGGTGACCAAATGCCAATACAATCTTTTAGTTAACATAGAAACACACTGGCATACAATTTAAGGATctgccacctcctcctcctcctccacccaaaaacaaatcaatatgcAGCAAATGAGAAATCAAGTATTCGGTTGTTTTTGGAGACAGCAGTAGTATCATATCAGCGGAGATCCTTTAGCTTTAAACGTCAGTATTAAATCTTAGCGTTTGGTTTAGTTTTAAACAATTTTACGCACAACAGCAGTGTTATCAATTAGTTCTTATGCCCATTCAAAAGGTAACAACAGACAGAAAGTAAAGTGCTCGTGCAACACTTCTGGTTGTTCTCGAGGCCAACAAACGGTTATTAAAAAAgcactttgatttttttctttaaaagacagagagaagagagagacgaCGTGGCAGTGTTCGTCAACACCTTGGAGGAATGTTCTTTAATGTTGGTACATAACTGAACCACAATCCCCCGTCCCCCGACACAGAAACCCCTTTTGTGAATATATCAAATACCGTCATTCGAAGCGGTTACAGAGCGGCACGAAAAACACCCTTCACAACAAGAGTGCGAGTGCCGCTCTCGTGGTTAAAGACGGGACGACAGGCCGACAAAAACACTCAGGGAgggaaaggagggagagaggggagttACATTGCATGAAAGAAGCCGTCGACAAGTGTTCATGAGTGCACCTTTATACAGGACAATTCAAGAGTGcccagtggagagagagaaaaacacaactaaGCTCTAAACATCAGAGAATTCCCGTTATGATGAAAACACATAACATCAGATCAGACTCTATACCACGTTGCTTTAATCATaataaaagtgagaaaaaaaagctgaaacaaaacaaaaaaaagcatcatttctgtaccaaaacatttcattcccCCTCCTGACACCCTCAAGAAAAAAGGATGTTTTGacaaataaaagtatttaaaatgaccgttaattttttttttttttgctatacaCATATCCAGTGCTACACGATCAGCGTCTAAGTTTAAAAAGCGGTTGAATAAATAGACGATAGTACCACGATGCGTGAAAGGCCAACAGATGTCTGAGGGGGAGACGCGACGAGCTCCCCCCCgtgacaaaaagaagaagacagtTCAGAGCAGCAGGTTTGTTTTGGAGATCCCTGGTGAGGCAAAATCGGCAATGCCAGCCTGATTCGACAGATTCGACAGTCCACGCAGGAAGAGATTGTTGTTTCGTTGGGACAGCAGAGCAGTCCGACAGTCCTAAAGGGGTTGTACAAAGGTCCCTTTGCTTCGGATTTTCTGAAAACAAGCGACATAAATGTCCCCCTCCTTTTTGTCCAAATTCGTCCGAAGGAGAAGGAAGGACTTTAGTGCTGCAGCTGAGCTCTCGACCATGACAGTGCTGAACTAATAAATACTTCATGTAAAAATGAACATCCACCACGtatgagagacggagagaaaataaaaaagaaatgccaCATGCTTTGTTCGTGGTCGTCGTAGAAAAAACCGAGCCGGACCAAAAGAAACCCGAACAGATCGCACTGAGATCACAGGGAGAAGAAGCTAATTCAGCCGGCATTCCTCTTTTTGTTGCAAGCACCAGCCGTCAGACCACCtgtgacaaacacacatacacacacatacctttTCCCTTGTTTGTGCCTGGGGGCACCTACAGAGGGCCACAGGTCCTTAAGTGCGACCTCTCCCCGAGCAGGTTTCCAGGCCGAGCATGGCGGTGAGCATCAATGCATTCAATTCAGGAAACAAGCAAGATGGCGATAAGATGATTCGGATGATAAAGAGGGTTTTAAAATCTGCTATTTTCCGCTTTTCTTTGGCATAGCACCTCTCTTGATCTGCCACAGGTGGTTGTGAATGGTCAGGGCGTCCACGCTGACTGACACAGTCTTGGCAGGGATGACGGTGAACTGCTTCCGGTCGGAGCTGTACTTGTACAGCTTGTCGATCATCTTCTTGGTGATGCTCTTGGGTCCCGTTCCCGTCAGCTTCTGTATCTCCTCCGTGTCGGGGAAGTAGGAGTAGAGCGCCCGGAACTGGCAGCCGCCGTCACGAAACAGGATCATCAGGTGGTTGGACTCGCACTTGTCCAACTCCTAGTGGGGACGGAGGTTAAACACAAGTCAGAAAACTGTTAATATGGCGCTGATGTATATTACACTGAGTTCGTCGGTCCATAGGTGCAAAGCTGCTGGTTCAAATCccagaaaagcagaaaaaaagagactTTTCCCCTAAAAAAAATGGAGAAACATCTTATATTCGAAGACATCTACATGTTCACAGATGCAGATATACTTTTGAAAAGAGTGACTACCTGCTCGTGTTGTGTATAACGTGGTGTTTTTAGTCTTGATGTAGTGTGTGCTGGAGTTAGTCAACCTCAAATGTGTCATGTTACAAGTTTTgacgttatttatttatttatatcgtAGCGTTTTTAACGGCAATTTCTAGTATCGATATACCGAGCAACACTAGTCTGGCGGAGCACTGACCTCTAGGATCTGGTTCTTCTGTGGCTCGTTGACTTTGCCAGCCAGACAGCAGTGAGCGATTGCATTATGGATGATTGGCTTGTTCGACTTGGCGCTGGGCTCCTTGAATAGTTTGGGACCTAAAGGAGAAAAGCCAGTTAGATCACACAAGTGTTACGTAACACATAACGAGACAGGAAATAATCAGACAGACGACTATAAATCCACTGCAGCTGACAAGTGTATGTCATGCGCCAGTCGCGTTGGCAGGTAGCCACCATCCAATTATTGTGTTCTGAAAATTATGACATCTGTCACAGTAAAAACTGACAAGCCTTTGTTGTGTACTAACATT from Sebastes fasciatus isolate fSebFas1 chromosome 6, fSebFas1.pri, whole genome shotgun sequence includes the following:
- the LOC141769702 gene encoding uncharacterized protein LOC141769702 isoform X3, whose translation is MHQASIRSVTMNVVAGLVLMLLNVRLCRSCTGDGQILICVEIPPAFSPGYSSLLMILKNVGEINSTVLRSDNLASVTRLRIEDAGVTGIAEGAFSSFQNLRNLSLHQNLLKEINPNWFGRPDVLSELIVTENQIEVLSEFMLNGLNNLTTLRLSKNRITSIALNSFSSLAILAELDLSGNRMTRVSPQVFRSLRSARIRLDGNPWDCSCGVEDFVDFLNDLRSRSLLDRQMETTCESPPSLRGLPVWNVSVCVTSLPSRPPSGTQTVRPKPTDILTAGPASTSAANVTSPPSVTQISVHPKPSDLPSTSSTTSTTSTESTPTGTTKTCVTSRPSSDTNIVCMLVVVIVVLSLLLFVACFLAVLRRRKRNSKTVMPEEKRNELKEDGRSSRAPSPGRSEEKTENNHWDSEMGWRRSFTGVRAKSANAILLMSPFCAPVKDKVTLQTETEAQSKQAENRDEGEQKLGDETEVDGRVETDVGRNLDENSHHVSVNADAVPYLSIGTNQNKPSPDDFNKQSTDGSGQRSQTGKVLGRISTWPSTAVQWRARCKMKEEEEESDVFTVWTPKFQDEVKKEEHPSGSDQKGDDIEKIQIEDPLKMTVAHMKFQTSNPNDKSTFLSEALTHTDTRPEEQLKKEEETIQDPSSVRRTQNLNQDLKSAENPAHKKSSNKTEQRNEPKRVVTSRQTGSKAPSGGVSPDDETLLSGNEYALDLLHEVVQNNGRWTRERWKKMQVKRQRCPDRGTEGV
- the LOC141769702 gene encoding uncharacterized protein LOC141769702 isoform X4: MHQASIRSVTMNVVAGLVLMLLNVRLCRSCTGDGQILICVEIPPAFSPGYSSLLMILKNVGEINSTVLRSDNLASVTRLRIEDAGVTGIAEGAFSSFQNLRNLSLHQNLLKEINPNWFGRPDVLSELIVTENQIEVLSEFMLNGLNNLTTLRLSKNRITSIALNSFSSLAILAELDLSGNRMTRVSPQVFRSLRSARIRLDGNPWDCSCGVEDFVDFLNDLRSRSLLDRQMETTCESPPSLRGLPVWNVSVCVTSLPSRPPSGTQTVRPKPTDILTAGPASTSANVTSPPSVTQISVHPKPSDLPSTSSTTSTTSTESTPTGTTKTCVTSRPSSDTNIVCMLVVVIVVLSLLLFVACFLAVLRRRKRNSKTVMPEEKRNELKEDGRSSRAPSPGRSEEKTENNHWDSEMGWRRSFTGVRAKSANAILLMSPFCAPVKDKVTLQTETEAQSKQAENRDEGEQKLGDETEVDGRVETDVGRNLDENSHHVSVNADAVPYLSIGTNQNKPSPDDFNKQSTDGSGQRSQTGKVLGRISTWPSTAVQWRARCKMKEEEEESDVFTVWTPKFQDEVKKEEHPSGSDQKGDDIEKIQIEDPLKMTVAHMKFQTSNPNDKSTFLSEALTHTDTRPEEQLKKEEETIQDPSSVRRTQNLNQDLKSAENPAHKKSSNKTEQRNEPKRVVTSRQTGSKAPSGGVSPDDETLLSGNEYALDLLHEVVQNNGRWTRERWKKMQVKRQRCPDRGTEGV